A window of Anoplopoma fimbria isolate UVic2021 breed Golden Eagle Sablefish unplaced genomic scaffold, Afim_UVic_2022 Un_contig_2903_pilon_pilon, whole genome shotgun sequence contains these coding sequences:
- the LOC129088672 gene encoding conserved oligomeric Golgi complex subunit 5-like: MENSREDSTNSLLKDGCYTDFLADDFDVKTYTAQAIHHAVIAEQLAKLAQGISQLDKELHSQVVARHEDLLSQATGIESLEGNETHFYMPTL; encoded by the exons ATGGAGAACAGCAGAGAAGATTCCACGAATTCACTTTTGAAAGATG GGTGCTACACTGATTTCCTGGCAGATGACTTTGATGTGAAGACGTACACAGCTCAGGCTATTCACCATGCTGTCATTGCTGAGCAACTGGCCAAGCTGGCACAGGGAATCAGTCAGCTGGACAAGGAGCTGCACAGCCAG GTTGTGGCCAGACATGAAGACTTACTGTCTCAGGCGACTGGGATAGAGTCCCTTGAAGGTAATGAGACACATTTCTATATGCCAACATtataa